One Penaeus monodon isolate SGIC_2016 chromosome 34, NSTDA_Pmon_1, whole genome shotgun sequence DNA segment encodes these proteins:
- the LOC119594728 gene encoding uncharacterized protein LOC119594728 — MECKVCLDAYNDCEKRPRNLPCGHSFCSSCIEDLIRQGMLTCPNCRARHTCSDVTNFPFAYELEELINKMRMSTLGGRSHEEERKIILIQEEQEALLKNSLSSCKDMLLELKKYKNSLGEWVVEHQDLVQELTALIEANRNIQQLLKKEEESASVCIGEGEDKKQMLLLAEEALAAARTPQEVVGAIDDGECCRVAAEDWAKKCQEVFPNVTAVYRSVKVRTSTRKALKMVTQETGEDTSSSVLVSDDGGAVSILFGDPPAIITTGEIQTAAEPLPSILHRFHNLVGMEPLTVESLRELAMPVRHLVECGQVVAVQHSLGHPRYARVSLHNDTLCLHHLQDSPPPTNTRIVPYNELLNHVDSASTLVFLEMSWPGSTLRRLYIRLSPDTPRAKQFRLLCTGEEGPSYASTRLLKVVNKGKPGECVRGGDYDNNDGTGGAAIIVGLTRGGEYMRSDNAGAVWGRWGDECRGGQFYITTRSRPGAALLTVFGQVESGLETLKSAVNLPDIGRMAVNDCGLVVPH, encoded by the exons ATG GAGTGCAAAGTATGCCTAGACGCTTATAATGACTGCGAGAAAAGGCCTCGAAATCTGCCGTGTGGCCATAGCTTCTGCTCCTCTTGCATTGAGGACCTCATAAGGCAAGGCATGCTCACTTGCCCAAATTGTCGAGCCAGGCACACCTGTTCGGATGTGACAAACTTCCCTTTCGCTTACGAGCTGGAGGAACTGATAAACAAGATGAGGATGTCGACCCTGGGTGGGAGGTCTcacgaggaggagagaaagatcatCCTGATACAAGAAGAGCAAGAGGCTCTTTTGAAGAATAGCCTATCCAGCTGCAAGGATATGCTGCTTGAACTCAAAAAGTACAAGAATAGCTTAGGCGAATGGGTGGTTGAACACCAGGACCTTGTTCAAGAGCTCACCGCATTGATAGAGGCTAACAGGAACATCCAGCAGctcttgaaaaaagaagaagagtcgGCCTCTGTGTGTATTGGGGAAGGAGAAGACAAGAAGCAGATGTTGCTGTTGGCAGAAGAGGCCCTAGCCGCAGCCAGAACGCCGCAAGAGGTGGTGGGTGCAATAGACGATGGCGAGTGTTGCCGTGTCGCGGCAGAGGATTGGGCCAAGAAGTGCCAGGAGGTCTTCCCAAATGTCACTGCTGTTTATAGGTCTGTCAAG GTCCGAACATCTACCAGGAAGGCCCTGAAGATGGTAACACAAGAGACTGGAGAAGATACAAGCTCATCAGTTCTCGTTTCTGATGATGGAGGTGCTGTATCCATCCTTTTTGGAGATCCTCCTGCTATTATTACCACAGGAGAGATACAGACTGCTGCTGAGCCCTTGCCAAGCATTCTCCACAGGTTTCATAACCTTGTTGGTATGGAACCTTTGACG GTGGAGAGTCTTCGTGAACTGGCTATGCCTGTGCGGCATCTGGTGGAATGTGGGCAAGTGGTTGCCGTTCAGCACAGCCTTGGACACCCGCGTTATGCCAGGGTGTCTCTGCACAATGACACACTCTGCCTTCACCACCTGCAGGACAGTCCCCCTCCCACCAATACCCGCATTGTTCCT TACAATGAACTGCTAAATCATGTGGACAGTGCTTCCACTTTGGTCTTCCTGGAGATGTCTTGGCCAGGTTCTACTCTGAGACGGCTCTACATTCGGCTGAGCCCTGATACCCCACGCGCAAAGCAGTTCCGCCTGCTGTGCACGGGCGAGGAAGGGCCGTCCTACGCCAGCACCAGACTTCTGAAGGTCGTGAACAAGGGCAAACCAGGTGaatgtgtgaggggaggggattaCGACAACAATGATGGGACTGGTGGTGCTGCCATAATTGTGGGATTGACCCGTGGGGGGGAGTATATGCGTTCTGACAATGCAGGAGCCGTCTGGGGCCGATGGGGGGATGAGTGCCGCGGTGGCCAGTTCTACATCACCACCAGATCCCGGCCTGGGGCAGCTCTTCTGACAGTTTTTGGCCAGGTGGAGAGTGGGCTCGAAACTCTCAAGTCGGCCGTCAATCTGCCTGACATAGGACGCATGGCTGTTAATGATTGCGGTTTAGTGGTGCCACACTGA